A window of Daphnia carinata strain CSIRO-1 chromosome 5, CSIRO_AGI_Dcar_HiC_V3, whole genome shotgun sequence genomic DNA:
CAGTAAGTAAAATGCAATTGGGGtgcatgttttaaaattttgttttcaaatagttAGACAATAGAAAATGGGACTTTTTGAAGAATGATTTGCCTCGTAGATATGTGCGAAGACAAAGTTTTAATAATGGGAAATTCTTCGTTAGTTTTacagtttaaatttttcggtAACCCATTGATGGTTAGTTATAATGTTTTCGCGTTTGCTCTCTACCTGTGTaacaaaaatcaattattctcatcaaatatgaaaaattttaatgaattcGTGACTACCATTGTGGGGGATTCCCCGTTGTTTTTGGAACATTCCCACGTCAAATCAGTCGCAccctatttttgaaaaaagaaatgcctttAATTTAACTGATCAACCGTAATCGACTAGAGCCCGTGTCAGGAAATGTTATTATTAGTTTTGTTTCTAACAAGAATGGCAAACATTAGATAAGAGGTAAAGTTATTATGGATCCACCTTGTCTAATATGTCAGTGAAAAACGCTTTCAAATCTGAAGAGGAATCGTTTATCACCTGATACAAAAAAGTAATTGTCAATTTCATGAAAggctaatttaaaaaaaaaggtttgtttcaaaaacaaaatgaatttttacctTCCGGAATCCTAGCTGAATATCTTTAACGGTTGAAGAACATTGTGCTGAGGGAGGTGGTGTTCCAGTTACGGGACCAAATGCATTTCTGTACAAAAATTATGTGTCCAATATTTGAACAGTTTAAATGAATTGTTTTAACTATGTACTTTGTCATTCGCTAATGATACGTTGTGTTTACAAATTTCTAACACTTAGTTTATAAATCTATCACAAATAGAAAGCAGTAAAAtgagaatttaaaaatgatttataCCGCTGCAAACCTGAATAAACAATTTCAGGTGCTTTCTCGAGCAATGGCTGTGAAGGGGCCATTGCTAGAACGGCATTCTTTCGTATTCCCCTCGATCCGCTAAGCATTGGATTGTCCATAGAAACAGACTCGCTGTCATCGCTGTTACTACCCAGGACAGCAGGATTTGcatttataaacaaaaaatggtgcTGAGCTATAGCTAGTACAGATAACAAGATGACCAAGTTGCGTGAACCCATGCTGAGAAATGCAAAACCTGTTTTTGTGAAATTGATAAATAAATGCTTAATTCCTGACTGTGAAAGGCAAAAATTTATCAACTGACAACTCAAGTACTGTAGTCGGTGACACTGATTCTTCGTCTGAGCAATCATGTGCTTATTCGCCGTTTTCCTGCTAACCAAACTGAACTGATTTTGTTAACTTTACATGTATTAATTTCATGCCAAACTGTATTCAAATGACGTGGCACGCAATCGAGAAACTTACAATAACggaatcagttttaatattAGAACGTGATTTCTGCATCAGGCAAGCTTTGAATTTAGAATGGGTTTCGTTTCCTCCATTACGTCAGTTCTACCGTAATCCGTGCGTTTGGCGGAGCACGAACGGACCACTATCAGCGGAGAGCAT
This region includes:
- the LOC130702802 gene encoding uncharacterized protein LOC130702802, encoding MIAQTKNQCHRLQYLSCFAFLSMGSRNLVILLSVLAIAQHHFLFINANPAVLGSNSDDSESVSMDNPMLSGSRGIRKNAVLAMAPSQPLLEKAPEIVYSGLQRNAFGPVTGTPPPSAQCSSTVKDIQLGFRKVINDSSSDLKAFFTDILDKGATDLTWECSKNNGESPTMVESKRENIITNHQWVTEKFKL